The genomic segment GCGACGCGCGCGAGGTCGAGCGCAAGAAGGTCGGCCTGCACTCCGCGCGCCGCCGCAAGCAGTTCAGCAAGCGCTAAGCTTTCCTCCCGTTACAAAGCCGCACAAGGTTCCTTGTTGCGGCTTTGTCGCTTTTCAGGGCATGCTCGGCCCCTAGCTCATGCGTTGGAAGTTGCTACGCCGCCGGTTGACGATCAGCGCCCCCGAGGTCGCGGTCCGAAGCGCCACGCCCTGGCCCCTGCGATGGGCCGGTGCCGCCCTCGGCCTGGGATTCTGCGCCGCCATCTCCCTCTGGGCCTTCGAGAAGGGCAAGGACCTTGCCGGACTCGACAACGGCGGCATCCATGAAGAGCTGGTCGCGCTGCGTGACGAGGTCGGCCGCCTCAAGCAGGAGCGCGACAAGGCGCAATCCGCGGTCAACACATCCGGCAGCCTGATCACCGCCGAGCGCGCCGCGCAGGAGCGGCTGGCCGTTCAGATCCGCACGCTCGAGGCCGAGAACCGCGCGTTGCGCGACCAGCTCGGCTTTTTCGAGAAGCTCATGCCCGCTGGCGGCGCCGAGTCGCTGGCCATCCGCGGCCTGCAGGCCGAGGTGCTCGGCGGGCAGTTGCGCTGGCAGGTGCTGGTCATGCAGCCCGCCAAGCACGCGAGCGAATTCAAGGGCAAGCTGCACGTCACCGTCGCCGGCACCCTCGCCGGCAAGCCCTGGACGATGGACCTCCCGGACAGCCC from the Ramlibacter henchirensis genome contains:
- a CDS encoding DUF6776 family protein; its protein translation is MRWKLLRRRLTISAPEVAVRSATPWPLRWAGAALGLGFCAAISLWAFEKGKDLAGLDNGGIHEELVALRDEVGRLKQERDKAQSAVNTSGSLITAERAAQERLAVQIRTLEAENRALRDQLGFFEKLMPAGGAESLAIRGLQAEVLGGQLRWQVLVMQPAKHASEFKGKLHVTVAGTLAGKPWTMDLPDSPHDLRFRQFRRLEGMVDLPEQAVVQNVSAKVVEGSATRAVQSIKLGA